The Procambarus clarkii isolate CNS0578487 chromosome 39, FALCON_Pclarkii_2.0, whole genome shotgun sequence genome window below encodes:
- the LOC138372755 gene encoding mucin-5AC-like isoform X1, which translates to MTHAAPQSMTHAAPQNMTHAAPQSMTHAAPQSMTHAAPQNMTHAAPQNMTHAAPRNMTHAAPQNMTHAAPQGMTHAAPQNMTHAATQGMTHAAPQNMTHAAPQNMTHAAPQNMTHAAPQNMTHAAPQNMTHAAPQGMTHAAPQNMRRAAPQGMTHAAPQSMTHAAPQSMTHAAPQSMTHAAPQNMTHAAPQNMTHAAPQNMTHAATQGMTHAAPQNMTHAAPQNMTHAAPQNMTHAAPQNMTHAAPQNMTHAAPQGMTHAAPQNMRRAAPQGMTHAAPQSMTHAAPQSMTHSAPQSMTHGAPQSMTHAASHICSITLN; encoded by the coding sequence ATGACACATGCTGCACCACAGAGCATGACACATGCTGCACCACAGAACATGACACATGCTGCACCACAGAGCATGACACATGCTGCACCACAGAGCATGACACATGCTGCACCACAAAACATGACACATGCTGCACCACAGAACATGACACATGCTGCACCACGGAACATGACACATGCTGCACCACAGAACATGACACATGCTGCACCACAGGGCATGACACATGCTGCACCACAGAACATGACACATGCTGCAACACAGGGCATGACACATGCTGCACCACAAAACATGACACATGCTGCACCACAGAACATGACACATGCTGCACCACAGAACATGACACATGCTGCACCTCAGAACATGACACATGCTGCACCACAGAACATGACACATGCTGCACCACAGGGCATGACACATGCTGCACCACAGAACATGAGACGTGCTGCACCACAGGGCATGACACATGCAGCACCACAGAGCATGACACACGCTGCACCACAGAGCATGACACATGCTGCACCACAGAGCATGACACATGCTGCACCACAGAACATGACACATGCTGCACCACAGAACATGACACATGCTGCACCACAGAACATGACACATGCTGCAACACAGGGCATGACACATGCTGCACCACAAAACATGACACATGCTGCACCACAGAACATGACACATGCTGCACCACAGAACATGACACATGCTGCACCTCAGAACATGACACATGCTGCACCACAGAACATGACACATGCTGCACCACAGGGCATGACACATGCTGCACCACAGAACATGAGACGTGCTGCACCACAGGGCATGACACATGCAGCACCACAGAGCATGACACACGCTGCACCACAGAGCATGACACATTCTGCACCACAGAGCATGACACATGGTGCACCACAGAGCATGACACATGCTGCATCACACATCTGCAGTATTACGTTAAACTAG